The proteins below are encoded in one region of Streptomyces roseirectus:
- a CDS encoding DUF397 domain-containing protein: protein MRSIDLSSVSWRKSSYSNNDGGECLEVSDSIPSLVPVRDSKDPSQGSLLFPADSWAAFVAGIKS, encoded by the coding sequence GTGCGATCCATCGACTTGAGCAGCGTCTCGTGGCGTAAGAGCAGCTACAGCAACAACGATGGCGGCGAATGCCTCGAAGTCTCCGACAGCATCCCCTCCCTCGTTCCCGTCCGGGACAGCAAAGACCCCTCTCAGGGTTCTCTCCTCTTCCCCGCCGACTCCTGGGCCGCCTTCGTCGCCGGTATCAAGTCGTAA
- a CDS encoding helix-turn-helix domain-containing protein, which produces MPARKTITGRSGGPRARFAQELKKERERAKVTLRRLSREVGWNETMLNRMENGIMLGGPDVVEDLDTYYKTGDKLLILWELAVTDKNRFKRQYRPYMELEEKAVALWHYGATTPPGLLQTEGFARAALIAGGYEGEELERQIQARLERQRALFDPENPVPFRSIMSEAVLRNPLADLVEWRKQLEFLLEVLDLPGVSIQVLPFGVGRHGLVNTNMMFLQMVDGTIVAYAENDAQGELIEDSSRVEAFNRAYDALRDLAYSPAETRRFIMRLLEELPCDPST; this is translated from the coding sequence ATGCCGGCCAGGAAGACGATCACGGGGCGGAGTGGTGGGCCCAGGGCGAGGTTCGCGCAGGAGCTGAAGAAGGAGAGGGAGAGGGCGAAGGTCACCCTGAGGAGGCTGTCGCGGGAGGTGGGCTGGAACGAGACGATGCTCAACAGGATGGAGAACGGGATCATGTTGGGCGGTCCCGATGTGGTCGAAGACCTCGACACCTACTACAAGACCGGGGACAAGCTCCTGATCCTGTGGGAGTTGGCGGTCACCGACAAGAACCGGTTCAAGCGGCAGTACCGGCCGTACATGGAACTGGAGGAGAAGGCCGTAGCTCTGTGGCACTACGGGGCGACCACGCCGCCGGGCCTGCTCCAGACCGAAGGGTTCGCGCGGGCGGCGCTTATCGCCGGTGGCTACGAGGGTGAGGAGCTGGAGCGGCAGATCCAGGCCCGACTTGAACGCCAGCGCGCGCTGTTCGACCCGGAGAACCCGGTGCCGTTCCGGTCGATCATGTCGGAGGCGGTGCTGCGCAATCCGCTGGCGGACCTGGTGGAGTGGCGCAAGCAGTTGGAGTTCCTGCTGGAGGTGCTGGACCTGCCCGGCGTCTCCATTCAGGTGTTGCCGTTCGGCGTGGGGCGGCACGGTCTGGTCAACACCAACATGATGTTCTTGCAGATGGTGGACGGGACGATCGTCGCCTACGCGGAGAACGATGCACAGGGCGAACTGATCGAGGACAGCAGCAGGGTTGAGGCATTTAACCGCGCCTATGATGCCCTACGTGACTTGGCGTACAGCCCCGCCGAGACACGAAGGTTCATCATGCGTCTGCTGGAGGAATTGCCGTGCGATCCATCGACTTGA
- a CDS encoding DsrE family protein — protein sequence MAKKLVLKVTAGADAPERCSQAFTVASVAVASGVDVSLWLTGESAWFALPGRAAEFELPHAAPLPDLLDTILSTGKVTLCTQCAARRDITEKDVIEGVRIAGAQVFVQEALADDVQALVY from the coding sequence ATGGCCAAGAAGCTAGTGCTCAAGGTGACCGCGGGTGCCGACGCCCCCGAACGCTGCTCGCAGGCGTTCACCGTCGCCTCGGTGGCGGTCGCGAGCGGCGTTGACGTCTCCCTGTGGCTCACCGGCGAGTCCGCGTGGTTCGCGCTGCCCGGCAGGGCGGCGGAGTTCGAACTCCCCCACGCGGCCCCCCTCCCGGACCTCCTCGACACGATCCTCTCCACCGGCAAGGTCACGCTGTGCACGCAGTGCGCGGCACGCCGGGACATCACGGAGAAGGACGTGATCGAGGGGGTCCGGATCGCCGGCGCGCAGGTCTTCGTCCAGGAGGCACTGGCGGACGACGTCCAGGCACTCGTGTACTAG
- a CDS encoding AraC family transcriptional regulator, with protein MFDRLGAAIERHHTVPGAETAVPRLSLVVLDGSFQPADTLYEPLLCFVADGEKRTTAGALSEVAGPGEILLTPIDLPVSIELVKFPYRSVLLSLDMGTITELLMELEDSGAGAVGPPVRGLIKAEMTPQLVDAVTRWVELLDTPEDIGPLAGRIEAEILYRVLRCGLGPVLREWCLSDSAAARVRKAARWIRERYDQPLSVEEIAAVAHMSTAWLHRHFKEVTGMTPLRYQKRLRMQEARRRLVSGEESAAQVAQAVGYVSATQFSREYRSTYGLPPGQDAARLRAGRQSVGGIA; from the coding sequence GTGTTCGACCGACTCGGCGCCGCCATCGAGCGGCACCACACCGTTCCGGGCGCCGAAACGGCCGTCCCCCGGCTCTCGCTGGTCGTGCTGGACGGGTCGTTCCAGCCGGCGGACACGCTGTACGAGCCGCTTCTGTGCTTCGTCGCGGACGGGGAGAAACGGACGACGGCGGGGGCGCTGAGCGAGGTCGCGGGGCCTGGGGAGATCCTGCTCACCCCTATTGACCTGCCCGTCTCCATCGAACTGGTCAAGTTTCCGTACCGGTCGGTGCTGCTGAGCCTCGACATGGGGACGATCACCGAGCTGCTGATGGAGCTGGAGGACAGCGGTGCCGGGGCCGTCGGGCCGCCGGTGCGCGGGCTGATCAAGGCGGAGATGACGCCGCAGCTCGTGGACGCCGTCACCCGGTGGGTCGAATTGCTCGATACTCCCGAGGACATCGGGCCGCTGGCCGGGCGGATCGAGGCCGAGATCCTGTACCGGGTGCTGCGCTGCGGCCTCGGGCCCGTGCTGCGGGAGTGGTGCCTGTCCGACTCGGCGGCGGCCCGGGTGCGGAAGGCCGCGCGGTGGATCCGGGAGCGGTACGACCAGCCGCTGAGCGTCGAGGAGATCGCCGCCGTCGCGCACATGAGCACGGCCTGGCTGCACCGGCACTTCAAGGAGGTCACGGGTATGACCCCGCTGAGGTATCAGAAGCGGCTGCGGATGCAGGAGGCGCGGCGGCGGCTGGTGAGCGGGGAGGAGTCCGCCGCGCAGGTCGCGCAGGCGGTGGGGTACGTGAGTGCTACGCAGTTCAGCCGGGAGTACCGGAGTACCTACGGACTACCTCCGGGGCAGGACGCCGCGAGGCTGAGGGCGGGGAGGCAGTCCGTAGGGGGGATCGCGTAG
- a CDS encoding aldo/keto reductase, with protein sequence MAQQTSKLPLRALGTQGLKTGAIGLGTMGMTMAYGAGDEQAGIDAIRRAHDLGVTLFDTAELYGWGTGSNEQLLGRAVAGFRDEIFLATKFGFDLSDVSDPLNLPLDSRPENIRRVTEESLRHLGTDRIDVLYQHRVDPGVPIEEVAGAVGELIAEGKVLYFGLSEAGPDTVRRAHAVQPVSVLQTEYSVFERAVEADILPVVRELGIGFVPYSPLGRGFLTGTVKPAAEYAEDDIRRWDERWQPGNYEKNVAAVRELTALAESRGATAPQLALAWLLSQGDDIVPIPGTRSAARVQENVTAAQLTLTTEDLARIDAVLPHGAAGSRYPESLMPTWT encoded by the coding sequence ATGGCACAGCAGACTTCCAAACTCCCTCTCCGCGCCCTCGGTACCCAGGGCCTCAAGACCGGCGCGATCGGCCTCGGCACCATGGGCATGACCATGGCGTACGGCGCCGGCGACGAGCAGGCGGGCATCGACGCCATCCGCCGCGCCCACGATCTGGGCGTCACTCTCTTCGACACCGCCGAGCTCTACGGCTGGGGCACCGGCAGCAACGAACAGCTCCTCGGCCGCGCCGTCGCCGGTTTCCGTGACGAGATCTTCCTCGCGACGAAGTTCGGCTTCGACCTGTCGGACGTCTCCGACCCGCTCAACCTCCCGCTCGACAGCCGACCCGAGAACATCCGCCGGGTCACCGAGGAGAGCCTGCGCCACCTCGGCACCGACCGCATCGACGTCCTCTACCAGCACCGGGTCGACCCCGGCGTGCCGATCGAGGAAGTCGCGGGCGCGGTGGGCGAGTTGATCGCCGAGGGCAAGGTCCTGTACTTCGGCCTGAGCGAGGCCGGGCCCGACACCGTCCGCCGCGCCCACGCCGTCCAGCCCGTCTCCGTCCTCCAGACCGAGTACTCGGTCTTCGAGCGCGCCGTCGAGGCCGACATCCTGCCCGTCGTACGGGAGTTGGGCATCGGCTTCGTCCCCTACTCGCCGCTCGGGCGCGGCTTCCTCACCGGCACGGTGAAGCCCGCCGCCGAGTACGCCGAGGACGACATCCGCCGCTGGGACGAGCGCTGGCAGCCGGGCAACTACGAGAAGAACGTCGCCGCCGTACGGGAGTTGACGGCCCTGGCCGAGTCGAGGGGCGCGACGGCACCCCAACTCGCCCTGGCCTGGCTCCTGTCCCAGGGCGACGACATCGTCCCCATCCCCGGCACCCGCAGCGCGGCGCGCGTGCAGGAGAACGTAACGGCTGCCCAACTCACCCTGACCACCGAGGACTTGGCCCGCATCGACGCCGTCCTCCCGCACGGCGCCGCAGGCTCCCGCTACCCCGAATCACTCATGCCCACCTGGACCTGA
- a CDS encoding DUF3099 domain-containing protein produces the protein MYARRRHVYFAMMGSCIGLFVLAWGVVRLWSVPVAVGMCVVAMVIPPLAAIVANRRGPEDRWWDDPSGDPKSDEWWDELDGKRRRR, from the coding sequence ATGTACGCGCGGCGGCGGCATGTGTACTTCGCCATGATGGGGAGCTGTATCGGGCTCTTCGTGCTGGCGTGGGGGGTCGTGCGGTTGTGGTCGGTGCCGGTGGCGGTGGGGATGTGTGTGGTGGCGATGGTGATTCCGCCGCTTGCCGCGATCGTGGCCAACCGGCGGGGGCCCGAGGACCGTTGGTGGGACGATCCGTCGGGGGACCCCAAGTCCGATGAGTGGTGGGACGAGTTGGACGGGAAGCGGCGGCGCCGGTAG
- a CDS encoding DUF1416 domain-containing protein — translation MCGAKAGGPDASTIKPGETTIQGQVTRDGEPVTGYVRLLDSTGEFTAEVPTSATGQFRFYAAEGTWTVRALVPGATADRTVVAQQGGLAEVAIAV, via the coding sequence ATGTGTGGAGCGAAGGCCGGCGGCCCCGACGCCTCGACGATCAAGCCCGGTGAGACGACGATCCAGGGCCAGGTGACGCGGGACGGTGAGCCGGTGACCGGTTACGTCCGCCTCCTGGACTCGACCGGTGAGTTCACGGCGGAGGTCCCCACCTCCGCCACGGGCCAGTTCCGCTTCTACGCGGCCGAAGGCACCTGGACCGTCCGCGCCCTCGTCCCCGGCGCCACCGCCGACCGCACGGTCGTCGCCCAGCAGGGCGGCCTCGCCGAGGTCGCGATCGCGGTCTGA
- a CDS encoding sulfurtransferase: MSRSDVLVDADWVEANLDNADIAIVEVDEDTSAYEKNHIRNAIRIDWTKDLQDPVRRDFVDQAGFEALLSAKGIANDTLVILYGGNNNWFASYAYWYFKLYGHENVKLLDGGRKKWELDARELVEEVPTRPTTEYKAKPQNTAIRAFRDDVVAAIGTQNLVDVRSPDEFSGKLLAPAHLPQEQSQRPGHVPSARNIPWSKNANDDGTFKSDDELKELYAEEQVDLAKDTIAYCRIGERSALTWFVLHELLGVENVKNYDGSWTEYGSLVGVPIELGANK, translated from the coding sequence ATGAGCCGCAGCGACGTCCTGGTAGACGCCGACTGGGTCGAGGCCAACCTCGACAACGCCGACATCGCGATCGTCGAGGTCGACGAGGACACGTCGGCCTACGAGAAGAACCACATCCGTAACGCGATCCGGATCGACTGGACGAAGGACCTCCAGGACCCGGTCCGCCGCGACTTCGTCGATCAGGCCGGTTTCGAGGCGCTGCTGTCCGCGAAGGGCATCGCCAACGACACGCTGGTCATCCTGTACGGCGGCAACAACAACTGGTTCGCGTCGTACGCCTACTGGTACTTCAAGCTGTACGGCCACGAGAACGTGAAGCTGCTCGACGGCGGCCGCAAGAAGTGGGAGCTGGACGCCCGCGAGCTGGTCGAAGAGGTCCCCACCCGGCCGACCACCGAGTACAAGGCCAAGCCGCAGAACACCGCGATCCGCGCCTTCCGTGACGACGTCGTCGCCGCGATCGGCACGCAGAACCTCGTCGACGTCCGCTCGCCCGACGAGTTCTCCGGCAAGCTGCTTGCCCCCGCGCACCTGCCGCAGGAGCAGTCGCAGCGCCCCGGCCACGTGCCGTCCGCGCGCAACATCCCGTGGTCGAAGAACGCGAACGACGACGGCACCTTCAAGTCGGACGACGAGCTGAAGGAGCTGTACGCCGAGGAGCAGGTCGACCTCGCGAAGGACACGATCGCGTACTGCCGGATCGGTGAGCGGTCCGCGCTGACCTGGTTCGTGCTGCACGAGCTGCTGGGTGTCGAGAACGTCAAGAACTACGACGGCTCCTGGACCGAGTACGGCAGCCTCGTCGGCGTCCCGATCGAGCTCGGCGCCAACAAGTAA
- a CDS encoding putative leader peptide, with product MKRQADLTKRRAVDLCRVAAMLCNAS from the coding sequence ATGAAGCGACAGGCGGATCTCACGAAGCGGCGGGCAGTAGACCTGTGCCGCGTCGCCGCCATGCTCTGTAACGCTTCCTGA
- a CDS encoding LmeA family phospholipid-binding protein — MRGLRILLIVVVVLGGLFVLADRLAVNFAEGEAADKLRVNEGLAATPDVSIKGFPFLTQALGGQLDDVEVGIKQYDAATGTSSGTIRIDDLKASMKGVDFDSSFSSATASSASGTASISYAELLKAAKSEPTQIIQGVDAEVVGLSDGGNGKIKVDVQIDAFGQKAPASVLSTVTVDGDTVKVRADTLPSFGGVDAAEGEVRKITDFEQRIENLPGGIKLDKVVPARNGVEITVGGSNVRLAG, encoded by the coding sequence ATGCGCGGCCTTCGCATACTTCTGATCGTTGTTGTTGTCCTGGGCGGGTTGTTCGTGCTGGCCGACCGGCTGGCGGTGAACTTCGCCGAGGGGGAGGCCGCGGACAAGCTGAGGGTGAACGAGGGGCTGGCGGCGACGCCGGACGTGTCGATCAAGGGGTTCCCGTTCCTGACGCAGGCGCTCGGCGGGCAGCTCGACGACGTCGAGGTCGGGATCAAGCAGTACGACGCGGCGACGGGGACCAGCAGCGGGACGATCAGGATCGACGACCTGAAGGCGAGCATGAAGGGCGTCGACTTCGACTCCAGCTTCAGCTCGGCGACGGCCTCGTCCGCGAGCGGCACCGCCAGCATCTCCTACGCCGAGCTGCTGAAGGCCGCGAAGTCCGAGCCGACGCAGATCATCCAGGGCGTCGACGCCGAGGTGGTCGGGCTGTCCGACGGAGGCAACGGGAAGATCAAGGTGGACGTCCAGATCGACGCGTTCGGCCAGAAGGCGCCCGCGTCCGTGCTGAGCACCGTGACCGTCGACGGTGACACGGTGAAGGTGCGCGCCGACACGCTGCCCAGCTTCGGGGGCGTCGACGCCGCCGAGGGCGAGGTCCGGAAGATCACCGACTTCGAGCAGCGGATCGAGAACCTGCCGGGCGGCATCAAGCTGGACAAGGTGGTCCCGGCGCGGAACGGCGTGGAGATCACGGTGGGCGGTTCGAACGTACGACTCGCGGGGTAG
- a CDS encoding MoaD/ThiS family protein produces the protein MPKVTVRYWAAAKAAAEVAEEPYDAVTLADALAAVRERHPGELVRVLRRCSFLVDGDPVGTRAHETVRLAEGGTVEVLPPFAGG, from the coding sequence ATGCCAAAGGTCACCGTGCGCTACTGGGCCGCCGCGAAGGCCGCCGCCGAGGTCGCGGAGGAGCCGTACGACGCGGTGACGCTCGCGGACGCGCTCGCCGCCGTGCGCGAGCGACACCCCGGGGAACTCGTACGCGTCCTGCGCCGATGCTCCTTCCTCGTCGACGGTGACCCCGTCGGCACGCGCGCGCATGAGACGGTACGGCTGGCCGAGGGCGGCACGGTCGAGGTGCTCCCGCCGTTCGCAGGAGGATGA
- a CDS encoding alpha/beta hydrolase has protein sequence MSDSPAGRVARSTVCPNGETVRSAPMRTFLSTADGVLIDSVYDPRSVVYETGALRDGENDTSGPPGDHLAFVVSHGFTGAADRPHVRRVAEALRRYGSVVTFSFRGHGASGGRSTVGDREVLDLAAAVRWARELGHARVVSVGFSMGGSVALRHAALHPGDADAVVAVSAPARWYYRGTAPMRRLHWLVMRPEGRLVGRYGFGTRIHHQEWDPVPLSPVEAAARIAPTPLLVVHGDRDGYFPLDHPRSLAEAAAGHAELWLESGMGHAEHAVSDGLLGRIGDWSVRRAG, from the coding sequence ATGAGCGACAGTCCGGCAGGTCGTGTGGCGCGTTCCACCGTATGTCCGAATGGCGAGACGGTCAGAAGCGCCCCTATGCGGACGTTTCTGTCAACCGCCGACGGGGTCCTGATCGATTCCGTATACGATCCTCGGTCCGTTGTATACGAAACGGGCGCCCTGCGGGACGGAGAGAACGACACTTCCGGTCCACCCGGTGATCACCTCGCGTTCGTCGTCTCCCACGGGTTCACGGGGGCGGCGGACCGGCCGCACGTGCGCAGGGTGGCGGAGGCGTTGCGACGGTACGGGTCCGTCGTCACGTTCTCGTTCCGGGGGCACGGCGCCTCCGGCGGGCGGTCCACCGTCGGCGACCGGGAAGTGCTCGACCTCGCGGCGGCCGTCCGCTGGGCGCGCGAACTCGGGCACGCGCGCGTGGTGAGCGTCGGGTTCTCCATGGGCGGCTCGGTCGCCCTGCGGCACGCCGCGCTGCACCCGGGCGACGCGGACGCCGTCGTCGCCGTCAGCGCGCCCGCGCGCTGGTACTACCGGGGGACCGCGCCGATGCGGCGGCTGCACTGGCTCGTCATGCGGCCCGAGGGGCGGCTCGTGGGGCGCTACGGGTTCGGGACGCGCATCCACCACCAGGAGTGGGACCCCGTGCCGCTGTCGCCCGTAGAGGCCGCCGCCAGGATCGCGCCGACGCCGCTGCTCGTCGTCCACGGCGACCGGGACGGGTACTTCCCGCTCGACCACCCCCGCAGCCTCGCCGAGGCCGCCGCCGGGCACGCGGAACTGTGGCTGGAGTCCGGCATGGGGCACGCCGAGCACGCCGTGAGCGACGGGCTGCTGGGGCGCATCGGGGACTGGAGTGTCAGACGGGCGGGCTAG
- a CDS encoding winged helix-turn-helix transcriptional regulator, with protein sequence MSSLLLLTNALQPSTEVLPALGLLLHNVRVAPAEGPALVDTPGADVILVDGRRDLPQVRSLCQLLRSTGPGCPLVLVVTEGGLAAVTADWGIDDVLLDTAGPAEVEARLRLAMGRQQIVNDDSPMEIRNGDLSVDEATYSAKLKGRVLDLTFKEFELLKYLAQHPGRVFTRAQLLQEVWGYDYFGGTRTVDVHVRRLRAKLGPEHESLIGTVRNVGYRFVTPEKAERVSEDTKAKAAPANAEDADESAVTASAEV encoded by the coding sequence ATGAGTTCTCTGCTGCTCCTGACCAATGCCCTCCAGCCGTCGACGGAGGTGCTTCCGGCCCTCGGCCTGCTCCTGCACAACGTGCGGGTGGCCCCGGCGGAGGGCCCCGCCCTCGTCGACACCCCGGGCGCCGACGTCATCCTGGTCGACGGCCGCCGCGACCTCCCCCAGGTCCGCAGCCTCTGCCAGCTGCTGCGCTCCACCGGCCCCGGCTGTCCGCTCGTCCTGGTCGTCACCGAGGGCGGCCTCGCCGCCGTCACGGCCGACTGGGGCATCGACGACGTCCTGCTCGACACGGCGGGCCCGGCGGAGGTCGAGGCGCGCCTGCGGCTCGCGATGGGCCGCCAGCAGATCGTCAACGACGACTCCCCCATGGAGATCCGCAACGGCGACCTGTCGGTCGACGAGGCGACCTACAGCGCGAAGCTGAAGGGCCGCGTGCTGGACCTCACCTTCAAGGAGTTCGAACTCCTCAAGTACCTCGCCCAGCACCCGGGCCGCGTCTTCACGCGCGCGCAGCTGCTCCAGGAGGTATGGGGGTACGACTACTTCGGAGGTACCCGTACCGTCGACGTACACGTCCGGCGCCTGCGCGCGAAGCTCGGCCCGGAGCACGAGTCGCTGATCGGGACCGTCCGGAACGTGGGTTATCGATTCGTTACGCCCGAGAAGGCCGAGCGCGTCTCCGAGGACACCAAGGCCAAGGCCGCCCCCGCAAACGCGGAGGATGCGGACGAGTCGGCCGTCACGGCGTCCGCCGAGGTGTAG
- a CDS encoding LacI family DNA-binding transcriptional regulator, with amino-acid sequence MAKVTRDDVARLAGTSTAVVSYVINNGPRPVAPATRERVLAAIKELGYRPDRVAQAMASRRTDLIGLIVPDARQPYFAEMAHAVEQAASDRGKMVLVGNSDYVAEREVHYLRAFLGMRVSGLILVSHALNDLAAAEIEAWDARVVLLHERPEAIDDVAVVLDDLNGARTAVRHLLDHGYPYVACMGGTADTPAVGDPVSDHVEGWRQAMAEAGVATDGRLFEAPYNRYDAYRVALGILSAPARPPAVFCSTDDQAIGVLRAARELRIDVPGELAVVGFDDIKEAALADPPLTTVASDRSAMARAAVDLVLDDGLRVAGSRRERVKVFPSRLVTRRSCGCP; translated from the coding sequence GTGGCCAAGGTGACGAGGGACGACGTAGCACGCCTGGCGGGGACGTCCACCGCCGTGGTCAGCTACGTCATCAACAACGGACCCCGGCCGGTCGCCCCGGCCACGCGCGAGCGTGTCCTCGCCGCGATCAAGGAACTGGGGTACCGGCCCGACCGCGTCGCCCAGGCGATGGCGTCCCGCCGCACCGACCTCATAGGTCTCATCGTCCCCGACGCCCGCCAGCCGTACTTCGCGGAGATGGCGCACGCGGTGGAGCAGGCCGCGTCCGACCGCGGGAAGATGGTCCTCGTAGGCAATTCGGACTACGTCGCCGAGCGCGAGGTCCACTATCTGCGGGCCTTCCTCGGGATGCGGGTCTCCGGCCTCATCCTCGTCTCCCACGCCCTCAACGACCTGGCCGCCGCCGAGATCGAGGCGTGGGACGCCCGGGTCGTGCTGCTGCACGAACGCCCCGAGGCCATCGACGACGTCGCGGTCGTCCTGGACGACCTCAACGGCGCGCGCACCGCCGTCCGCCACCTCCTCGACCACGGGTACCCGTACGTCGCGTGTATGGGTGGCACGGCTGATACCCCGGCGGTAGGGGACCCGGTCTCCGACCACGTCGAGGGCTGGCGCCAGGCCATGGCCGAGGCCGGCGTCGCCACGGACGGCCGCCTCTTCGAGGCCCCCTACAACCGGTACGACGCCTATCGCGTCGCCCTCGGCATCCTCTCCGCGCCCGCGCGCCCCCCGGCCGTCTTCTGCTCCACCGACGACCAGGCCATCGGCGTCCTGCGGGCCGCGCGCGAACTGCGCATCGACGTGCCGGGTGAGCTCGCGGTCGTCGGCTTCGACGACATCAAGGAGGCCGCGCTGGCGGACCCGCCGCTGACGACGGTCGCGTCCGACCGCTCGGCGATGGCCCGCGCGGCGGTCGACCTCGTGCTGGACGACGGGCTGCGGGTGGCGGGGTCGCGGCGCGAGCGCGTGAAGGTGTTCCCGTCGCGGTTGGTGACGCGGCGCTCCTGCGGGTGCCCCTAG
- a CDS encoding S1C family serine protease, with amino-acid sequence MTESFRRDGEYENEQNPYQGAQQQYSATPVNPEWPPPPAHQPAYAAQPEAPADKKKRTRGPLALLAAVAIVAAAIGGGTAYGIQELTHKDETVAATTTSVVPSSKKGDIAAVAAAVSPSIVEVKAALDSGSSTGSGVIITSGGEIITNNHVIAGASSIQVQTSDGKTYTAKVVGTDSKKDLALIKLENASGLKPASLGDSATVDVGDSVIAIGSPEGLTGTVTSGIVSALNRDVTVSTDESQGRQQQQQGGGWPFEFGGQQFNGDTGSSTTTYKALQTDASLNPGNSGGALIDMNGNIIGINSAMYSASSASSSDAGSVGLGFAIPINTVKSDLATLRAGGSDN; translated from the coding sequence ATGACCGAGAGCTTCCGCCGCGACGGCGAGTACGAGAACGAGCAGAACCCGTACCAGGGCGCCCAGCAGCAGTACTCCGCCACGCCCGTCAACCCGGAGTGGCCGCCCCCGCCGGCCCATCAGCCGGCGTACGCCGCGCAGCCGGAAGCCCCCGCCGACAAGAAGAAGCGCACCCGCGGCCCTCTCGCCCTCCTCGCCGCGGTCGCGATCGTCGCGGCGGCGATCGGCGGCGGCACCGCGTACGGCATCCAGGAGCTGACCCACAAGGACGAGACCGTCGCCGCCACCACGACCAGCGTCGTGCCGTCCAGCAAGAAGGGCGACATCGCGGCCGTCGCGGCGGCGGTCAGCCCGAGCATCGTCGAGGTCAAGGCGGCGCTGGACAGCGGGAGTTCGACCGGTTCCGGCGTCATCATCACGAGCGGCGGCGAGATCATCACCAACAACCATGTCATCGCCGGCGCGAGCAGCATCCAGGTCCAGACGAGCGACGGCAAGACGTACACCGCGAAGGTCGTCGGCACCGACAGCAAGAAGGACCTCGCGCTGATCAAGCTGGAGAACGCCTCCGGCCTCAAGCCCGCCTCCCTCGGCGACTCCGCCACCGTCGACGTCGGCGACTCGGTCATCGCGATCGGCTCCCCCGAGGGCCTGACCGGCACCGTGACCAGCGGCATCGTCTCCGCCCTGAACCGCGACGTCACCGTCTCGACCGACGAGAGCCAGGGCCGTCAGCAGCAACAGCAGGGCGGGGGCTGGCCGTTCGAGTTCGGCGGGCAGCAATTCAACGGCGACACGGGCTCGTCGACGACGACGTACAAGGCCCTCCAGACGGACGCCTCCCTCAACCCCGGCAACTCCGGCGGCGCCCTCATCGACATGAACGGCAACATCATCGGCATCAACTCCGCGATGTACTCGGCCAGTTCGGCCAGCTCCTCGGACGCCGGCAGCGTCGGCCTGGGCTTCGCGATCCCGATCAACACCGTCAAGTCCGACCTGGCGACCCTGCGGGCCGGCGGCTCGGACAACTGA
- a CDS encoding response regulator transcription factor → MSPAEGDREPQRILIVDDEPAVREALQRSLAFEGYGTEVAVDGADALEKAAAYRPDLVVLDIQMPRMDGLTAARRIRGAGDTTPILMLTARDTVGDRVTGLDAGADDYLVKPFELDELFARVRALLRRSSYAAPTSGPVEDDEALTFADLRMDLATREVTRAGRQVELTRTEFTLLEMFMAHPRQVLTREQILKAVWGFDFEPSSNSLDVYVMYLRRKTEAGGEPRLVHTVRGVGYVLRQGGAE, encoded by the coding sequence ATGAGCCCCGCCGAAGGCGACCGTGAACCCCAGCGCATCCTGATCGTCGACGACGAGCCGGCCGTGCGCGAAGCGCTCCAGCGCAGCCTGGCCTTCGAGGGGTACGGGACCGAGGTCGCCGTCGACGGCGCCGACGCGCTGGAGAAGGCGGCCGCCTACCGCCCCGACCTCGTCGTCCTCGACATCCAGATGCCCCGCATGGACGGCCTCACCGCCGCGCGCCGCATCCGCGGGGCCGGCGACACGACGCCGATCCTCATGCTCACCGCGCGCGACACCGTCGGAGACCGCGTCACCGGGCTCGACGCGGGCGCCGACGACTACCTCGTCAAGCCCTTCGAACTCGACGAACTCTTCGCCCGCGTACGGGCGTTGCTGCGCCGCAGCTCCTACGCCGCGCCCACGTCCGGGCCCGTCGAGGACGACGAGGCGCTGACCTTCGCCGACCTCCGCATGGACCTCGCGACGCGTGAGGTCACCCGCGCCGGGCGCCAAGTTGAGCTGACCCGCACGGAGTTCACGCTCCTGGAGATGTTCATGGCGCACCCGCGCCAGGTGCTCACCCGCGAGCAGATCCTCAAGGCCGTCTGGGGCTTCGACTTCGAGCCCTCCTCCAACTCCCTTGACGTGTACGTCATGTACCTCCGCCGCAAGACCGAGGCGGGCGGCGAGCCGCGCCTCGTCCACACGGTCCGGGGCGTCGGTTACGTCCTGCGCCAGGGCGGGGCGGAATGA